CAGTGAAAAGTATATAAACTTGATGGAATCATAATGTTAGATATAATTTAAGGGAAAATAAGTTCACAACAACATTTCTGGAATTTAACATGTAAAAAAGTAGGACGTATCTTTCTTGTTTGGTTCTTTGGACACTGCGTGATTAACAAAAAACACTACTACATTAGCTCACTATCCCTCAAAAAGTGGCATAATCAAAATACACTCCAAATAAATTGCCATTCAGTGTATTAATTTTCCACAGAAggacagcattttatttctcaatgATGTGTCTACATTTTCTTTAGCAAACTTTGCAAGAACATTTGGGGCAAAATCCATTTTccttcaagtaaaaaaaaaacccaaacaaaaaacaaccaacaaaccaaaaacccctaAAACAAGAGTAAATAAAGGCTCTGCATTAACACACTGGTATCAAAAACACACATCCAcaccacatttaaaaatatcctacATAAAACAATCCTTGTTTGCTTATCAGAGGTGCAATTTCTAAACTCAGAACTGCTTACCAATATTCTCCTTGAGGGATGGGGCAAAGTAATTTGAGACACTTCTCCCTAGAACAATTTATTCCTGAAGCTTGctgaattttaacaaaaaaaaagtctacaagCAAAGGGCATCAGTCGTCATcatcattttcattaaaatcgTCATCGTCGTCATCGTCATCCCCAACATAAGAGACTGGTGTTTCAACTCTGGAGCCACTGTACTGAGATCCATTGGAACTTGTAGCCAACATCCCATCTCCACCATTGGAAAAGtcactgggagaaaaaaaaagaggccagTTGGCATTGCTTAATGATTTTTCCCAGTTTACTGTGCTCTTAAATATAATCATATATCTATTCCATTCCTTTAACAAATCTGCCACTGCTACTTTATAAACTGTCTTTAACACACACCTAAGTTGTttctcaaaagcagaaacagttgAAGCAATTTTGAAATGATTCTTAGTATGTTTCTTCCTTTAGGTTTAATATAAAGATTAAATCCTTTCACAGGCACCTTGAACTATGCTTTCCAGGTTTCTTCTAAAGTACCTTTAGTGTTAAGGCTACATAGCTATCTAAgccctttaatatttttatgtagcACTGGACACTTGCATCGCAAGTGAATCATGTCTTTCCAAAGCACTAATCTTGATTCAAAGACGTGAAAAATTAAGGAATTAATAGCTTCTCCTTAATTCTCTGTTATTACATGGTAAACTATCACTGCTACAtgtgctgtattttaaacttgaaattgttttcttctatgatgcttttcttttctaattaaaaaaacaaaagaaaaaaaacccccgaacaaacaaaaatcaaacaacctCTTCGGCATCTcatatttttccctctgtgaGAGTATCCTATCCCTGGATCAGCAGGTAGATTTAGAGAGTATCCACTTTCTTGAACGTGTTCTTTTTCCACCAAAATATTCACGCCCATTGTAGATATGGTCTGAAATGTCTTGTTCCTAtccagaagtattttcttttaataaagccAGAACATTCCTGCTTCCATTATTACTTGCTATTTTGCCAACTCTTTTATTGTTCAGTTTCTCAATAGTTTGATAAACTATTAAACTTGGTCACAAATTCTTgacaaaatttttttctaaaaatgacagaaatcgTATCTCCAACTTGAAAGACgttcatcattaaaaaattgctttcaaaaatgtgtttgctaGTCATTTTTTAATCCAGCTAATGCACATCATCAATCATGCACACTGTTGTTGTATGGAACAAATTCAACAGTCTATCATCACACAGAATGAAATTACAGGGGCATACTCTAGAAGCTCACAAGGACAACATATCCAGTAAGATTCTTTCAAGAGCGTCTGCTGTTCTGCACACTTATTCAAAAGGAAGATACTAAGATATCTGTCTAGCTGTAGTCAGATGACTTCTAACAGGTTCTCCATAATTATCTGCAGAAGCAgtttcaaaaacaaagaaaaaaaaatattattgtgttCCTGTGAACTTTGAAAGTACAAACTCAAAAACCTGTCTCCCCTCTTTTTGATAAAAATAGAACTGGATTTCATAACCTGAGTATCCTAGTAAGACAAAGAAACTGGGATGAAGGCACTGGTAGCAGCATCTTCAGTCTTCTGCAGACTTTCTTTAGAGGAGCTTGCTAAATAAATTTACAGCTTTTATTTGTCTTGGCAGAAATTTTCAGTACCAGAAAAGCTACACATCTTGTAGTTGCCTATTGCCatgaatatttatatatgtactATAATTAAACATACTTTGTCAGTCCCCTTTTCCAACTTCCTAAGAAACACAAGTGGTAGTAGTTCTTGTGCTTCTCACCAAGATAATGAACCACAGTCACCTCTGGTCTTCCATTGGCCTCTGGCTAGTAGCGACCTATTCAAATGTCAAAGTCTTAAAAATACATGGGCTCTTTTTCACTAACACCACGCTCATCATCACAGAAGGAACCTTAGTGAAAACAGGAGATTTTATGTACCGTCTAAGTTCTGCTTCTCTAAAGATATTTTGGCAGTATTCTCACCCAAGCTTCAGTTCCCTAGTGCAAAACAGGCAGAATTCCCCACAGTCTTTTGGGTAGCGGGAATGGGCTGGAGCATAAACCATGCTCCTCACCATTGACAGTCCCACACATTCCTGAGCTTAACTTTTTCCCTTGCcagttagaatcatagaatcatagaaccatagaatggtttgggttggaagggaccttaaagatcatctagttccaacccccccttgctgcgggcagggacactctccactagaccacgttgcccaaagcctcatcaagTTATTTCCTTACTCTCTTTGCTTTGCATTCAAGTAAGCCTATCATCTACAAaaagagtgggtttttttaaaaaataaatgctttaaaaatgtaattatattaGCCTTTTAAAGTAAGCTAGATACCATATCTTTAGAAGGAGCTCCTTCCAACTCTGACAGAAGGCAGATGGGTGAGAAAAAGCTCCCAGAAGACTGTCTTCAGAGAACAAGAATAAAGCTGTATTTCCTTGTCTAAAGAAATCACATCGATACACGATTTTTGCCTTTAAACACAAATGGCTTAAAGATCCTAAAAATCAGGACTTAAGAATTTCAATGGTATAGCAATTTCACAAATAATTTGCAAGGCAGAGCCTGCCAGTGATTCAGACATAGAACAGTCACTGTTGTGAAAGAGCCAAAGTAATCTAGAACTtgccctctcctctccagcctcAGCTTAGCACCTGCTAAAATCAtgaacagatcctcctggaagttACGTTGAAGCACATGgaagacagggaggtgattagagacagtcaacatggcttcaccaagggcaaattgtgcctgactaATCGAGTGGCCTTCTAAGATGGAGTGAATGCATCAATGAACAAGGAAAGACTTACAGATGTGATCTATCTGGGCTTCTAGAAGGCCTTTGATACAGTCCCTCACAACATTCTTACCTCTAAATTGGACAGATATGGGTTTGACGGATGCACTACTTGATGAgtaagaaattggctggatggccatgaccaaagagttacagtcaacagttcaatgtccaaatggaaaCCGATAACGAGTGGTGTCCCTCGAGGGTCCATACTGGGACTAGTACTacttaatatctttattaatgacaaccagtgggattgagtgcaccctcagtaagtttgtggatgacaccaagctgagtgcCGCAGCTGATACgcttgagggaagggatgccatccagagggaccttgacaggcttgaggagtgggcccatgcaaacctcacgaagttcaacaaggtcaagtgcaaggtcgGGGCAATCTCCAGTATCAGTACAGACTGagggatgaatggattgagagcagccctgtggaggaCTTGGGGTTACTGGTGGACGAAACACTGGACATGAGCTAACAATGTGTgcttgcaacccagaaagcaaATCATATCCTCGGCTGCATCAAAAGGCCAGCAGGTTGAgtgaggtgattctccccctctactccactctcgtgagaaCCCACCCAGTGTACTGTGTCCaactctggggtccccagtacaagaaagacatggagctgttagagcaggtccagaggagggccatgaaaacggtcagagggctggagcacctctcctatgatgacaggctgagagagttgggcttgttcagcctggagaagagaaggctctggggagaccttattgtggccttccGGTATGTAAAGGAAGCTTATAAGAAATACGGAGAAAGATGTTTTACCAGGGcttgcagtgacaggacaaggggcaacagttttgaacagaaaaacagtagGTTTAGgctggatataaggaagaaattgtttacgATGAGGGcggtgagacactggaacagggtgcccagagacGCTGTGGATGCcacctccctggaagtgtccaaggccaggctggatggggctttgggcaacctgatgtagtggaagatgtccctgcccacggcaggggtgtggactagatgatctctgaagatccattccaacccaaaccattctgtgattctaaaatTGCCCGGATTGGATTAGTTGCGTGACACGTACAACAGAAATTTAACTGACTTTTCAGATAAGGCTAAGTTTCTGGACACAACAGAAACAACTGGTAGAAAATGAACACTTTGCACATAATTTGTTCAGCTAATCAGCTTGCTCCATTCAAACATATGTTAACCATGTTAAACATTTCAATGATATTTGACAGATTTTACAACTTAGTAGAGCTCACCAAAGCACATCTCTCTGATTAATGCAACAGCAAAAACCTAGTGAGTAGTGACTACATAAGGAAAAGTGTCTTATAtagcaagacaaaaataatagttCAGAAATGACATATGTCCCTACAAAGTTAAAGAAACGTTATGGTTTATCACTCTACCAGCTTCTGATGCTGTTTAAAACCCAAagaccaaaataatttttaaagttagacACTTAGGACCAAGGGAGAATCTTGCCCAAATCTTATCTTTTGGGAAGTATCTGTTTTCTTGTCACAAACTCTgaactaaacaaaaataatacactCAAGATTAACACCAGTCTAATCAATTTCTTTTCCACTATATaggaaaagatttctttaatgACACTGGTAAGAACCACCACTACTCAAGTAAAACCAATGTCTGAAAATAACTTAAACACATATCCATACCACATTTAATCAGAACAGATCATGTTTCATGAAGTATTTAATATCTGATTAAGTTTCATTgatcacagattttaaaaactaattgaTAATTTCATCTCACCTGGCTGAAAATCTTGTGCCATTTGATGCAGAACCTGATGAAGATGTGACATATACACTGCTGATTGATCCCTGAGccatttctgtaaaatgaacaACATGTATTTCAAGAATACTTCAAAACACACTCACATCTAGTTCAGTGCTTAATGCTAATGCTTAATCCTTTTAAAGTCCAGAAAAAGAGTCttgaaaccaaaacaaccatACTGATGTACTATATCCAAACCAGCACAATTAAAAACCAAGAAGCTAGTGCAAcagcaaaatttcaaaatactttgaagTAAGCAAGTCAGATGTCTTCAGTATTCTTATATAATGAAAATGATAAACCAATATAAAATGAAGGCATGACCATGTTTGCACTTAATACCTTTTGCCTTTGCAGGTAAATCAACTATAAATACTGTCCTCTTAAAAAATTACACACTGCAACAATCTACTTATGTGGTATAACGTAAAATGTGGTTCTAGGAAGAGCAACAGCCCATTCTCTATGAATCTCTACGTTATTTGTTCCCTAAGTTACActaaaaagtatatatatttgAGAACTTGTCAGAAATCTTCACCACAAACCAGTGGAAATTAACTGATCTTagatattttcatgtttttttccttgattcttGTattaaggaggaaaacaaactcTTACTGGAGTAACTAACCTGTCACATACGGTTCCAGAGCTTTAGGAACCAAACTCCTTGCAATTTTTAGGTCCTCTGCTGAACAGCTTCCAGATTCTAGCCCGCAAGCCATTCCCATTCGTTTTAGTACTTCTATATCATCATGAATTTCAAAAGTATTGTCAAAATTAAATAGATATTCAAAcctggagaggaaaaatgtcTCAATTAGCTTCAATTACTTTAACTACCTTTCCAGTTTCAGGaattgcagcattttaaaaacttaacaCATAATGTTAGTGACACATTACATTAAGCAatcaaatttttcaaaatttatgtACTTGATAGCAAGCAACCAAACCTGCAACTATACATACTATTCAAATCATTAACAGGTTTAACAGATacagttttaattaaacattttgcatgtttgatatttgtttctttaatccCATTCCTCCATGGCTACTgtgcaattttttaaatgtttttaagcttttctaGTAAGTTAATAGTGCAAACAGAAACTACTGCTACATTCAGGTTTTGTTTAGCAGATGAAAACCCTAGCTTTTTGAGCAAAAAGTAGAGAACAGCagttctgaaagcaaaatccatttttagTTCTGCAGGCTACAATTCATCATgttaaagccaaagaaaaacacTACTTGGTAAAGTACGGTATCaaacttcagcagagctgcattaCTTTGCTTCTAACATCTCTAGACAGTAAGTCTTAAAGATGTTATTAAATGTGAACACAATTACTCTATTAGAAAACTCTATAAAACTCTGTTTCTATTCAACATGAGTAAATTTTACCTGTCCGAAGTGCATGTTCTCAATCTACAGAAGGCACAAgtaaatttatttgtatttcatttttaacaaatcCAGACGAACACTTTAGGATGGACGTAAAAACGCCTATTTGTACCAAAAGCCAGATAGAAAACTTTGTTAACTCACTTGTCATTTGAAATACTGCAGTCAATCACTGTCTTTTTGCTGGTGTTCACAATGATAAATGGCAAATGGATGACAGAATTGGAAGGTGGTGGTCGATTTGCCTGTTGTTCCGCTTGACGATTTCGCTGAACGAGGTTCTTGAAGGCAATTTGCTAGAAAAAGCAATAGTGATATGAAAGTATGAATTAAACCTTCAAGATACTGTTAATGAAAAAATCCCTCAGATAAAGAATTCCAGCAATGGCTGCAGCAAGTAAATGCAGAAAAGGACAGAGAGTGTTCACCATATTCCTGCATATTAAGACGCAAGAGGAGATACAAATGGTAGTATGGAAAATACAACACAGTAAAACttcactgaggaagaaaaatgcacgTTCTAATAAGTACATCAGGACAGATCCTTGACAGAATGAAGAGTTAGCAATGactggaaaaatgaattttcatatAGCATTCTACTTCCACTCTGTTTACTATTCCCTGCTAGCTACTACACTCAACAAGAACAGCTGAATGActaatactgtatttttgctgaaattatATGCTAAAAACCAGTGAACATTTGGGATTTGAATGTCTGACATTAAGTTTCAGAATTCCTCAACTAAGATTAGTGACGTTACTCTCACATCTTACctaaaaactgcttttcagaatgGAATGTTCGTATTTTAAAGATTACCAATTTTAAGAACTAAAAACTCAAGTTGACTATTAAAACTCAAGTTATAAATCTTACAGTAGGGCAACAAACTAagaagaagtatttttctggtCATGGAATCAAATTAAATaagcaggaattaaaaaaaaaaaatccaaagccaACAGAGAGGCTGATAAAAATCAGACAGCTGTTGAGATTGCTGTCCCACAGCTGTCTGTACTTTCTTTCTGCGTGCTCTCCCTGAGGTTCTCATTCCCACTGCGTAGGTAATGCAACTACTAAGGGATACATTCTGGTGAACCAGCAGCCCAGTGACTTAAGGGACAGACTACTGCTTCCCCCAGTATAGTACGGGAAATCTGGGAAGGAGTTCAGCAACTGTTTCACAGCAGTTAAGCCACTTACATAGCAGGGGCAGCAACGTCCAAGCAAGACGAGACACAGAGCATTATGAGAGATGACCTCTATAGTCACATAATTATCTATGGACTCTAACACAGGAAAACATTCTAGATACAAGAACTTAATTGGAAAATTCAGAGGGTACAGTATGAATTACAGTTTCTGTCAACATAAATCctatttaaacatatttgaaaCTGCAAAAGAATTGATCATAACTCATGGAAAGTTGCTGGCTTCCCCAATAGCAATGGTCCCAGCTAAACTACAGTGCTAAATTAAAACTATACACCTTATCCTGAAATTCACCTCTAGtcttctgtcctggtttcagcaggaatAGAGTTAACTcttttcctagcagctggtatagtgctgtgttttggatttaggatgagaataatgttgataacatactgatgtttttagttgttgccaagcagtcaaggacttttcagcttatcatactgccctgccaaggagaaggtgGGCGGTGCCCGAGAAACTGGGAGGTGacccagccaggacagctgacccaaactggccaaagggatattccataccatgtggcATCAcgctccgtatataactggggatgaccaggaggcagggcagtgtgggaactagctgagcatcaacTTCAGATAGTGAGCAACTgtactgtgcatcacttgttttgtatattcctttatcatcattattattatcatcatcttcccCTTCTGTCCtataaactgcctttatctcaacccatgagtcctactttattttttctttctgattctctcctcaATCCCACTGCGATGGGAGGAGCGAGCAAATGGCTACGTGATTGTTCTAGCTGCTGtccaggttaaaccacaacatcttCGTATAAGTTTCCCATCCCTCACTGGGATAAAACAACAGGAATATAGATATAAGTTACCTTGCCCTATAGACAAGAGTACCTTGACTGTACCTGTAGAATGAGTTCTTGTAGTTGAGACtgtttttgctttattctttcaagtcttctctgtttctccaccttaagacagaaaaaggatTAGTTAGTTTGTTGTTTATATCAACATTTTCTCCCCTTAAAATCATTTCAATACCAGAAAACTGGAGCTAGGATGTATCATGTCAATCATTAAGGTTCTGCAGATAATTTAGAGATCTAACTATCAAGACTCACATCAGTAGTACTGACGGAAACTGTAACAAAGAGCAGAATTA
This sequence is a window from Balearica regulorum gibbericeps isolate bBalReg1 chromosome 1, bBalReg1.pri, whole genome shotgun sequence. Protein-coding genes within it:
- the TFDP1 gene encoding transcription factor Dp-1 isoform X1 — its product is MAKDAGLIEANGELKVFIDQNLSPGKGVVSLLAVHPSTVNTLGKQLLPKTFGQSNVNIAQQVVIGTPQRPSAPNTILVGSPHTPNTHFVSQNQTADSSPWSAGKRNKKGEKNGKGLRHFSMKVCEKVQRKGTTSYNEVADELVAEFSTTDNHISPNESQAYDQKNIRRRVYDALNVLMAMNIISKEKKEIKWIGLPTNSAQECQNLEVEKQRRLERIKQKQSQLQELILQQIAFKNLVQRNRQAEQQANRPPPSNSVIHLPFIIVNTSKKTVIDCSISNDKFEYLFNFDNTFEIHDDIEVLKRMGMACGLESGSCSAEDLKIARSLVPKALEPYVTEMAQGSISSVYVTSSSGSASNGTRFSASDFSNGGDGMLATSSNGSQYSGSRVETPVSYVGDDDDDDDDFNENDDDD
- the TFDP1 gene encoding transcription factor Dp-1 isoform X2, which produces MAKDAGLIEANGELKVFIDQNLSPGKGVVSLLAVHPSTVNTLGKQLLPKTFGQSNVNIAQQVVIGTPQRPSAPNTILVGSPHTPNTHFVSQNQTADSSPWSAGKRNKKGEKNGKGLRHFSMKVCEKVQRKGTTSYNEVADELVAEFSTTDNHISPNESAYDQKNIRRRVYDALNVLMAMNIISKEKKEIKWIGLPTNSAQECQNLEVEKQRRLERIKQKQSQLQELILQQIAFKNLVQRNRQAEQQANRPPPSNSVIHLPFIIVNTSKKTVIDCSISNDKFEYLFNFDNTFEIHDDIEVLKRMGMACGLESGSCSAEDLKIARSLVPKALEPYVTEMAQGSISSVYVTSSSGSASNGTRFSASDFSNGGDGMLATSSNGSQYSGSRVETPVSYVGDDDDDDDDFNENDDDD